The Chloroflexota bacterium genome window below encodes:
- the prfB gene encoding peptide chain release factor 2 (programmed frameshift) has translation MMQEEKDKLEALQHRISDIMVRLDIPNKEMEIAKLEAETTKPDFWLDPAKAQSTMRRLVATKDMAQTWRQLEKKVTDLIDMTILAIEENEQSLREETQRDIEEITSQLDELETRLLLSDEYDTRDAILAVHAGAGGTESQDWAEMLFRMYMRWAEQRKYKTEILDTSSGEEAGIKSATVEIKGDYAYGYLKSEHGVHRLVRLSPFDADHARHTSFVLVEVLPEAEEEIDIKVNPEDLKIDTFRSSGPGGQHMQKTSSAVRITHLPTGLVVACQSQRSQRQNKESALKVLYARLLELKRAEKEREKAKFKGERIEAGWGNQIRSYVLHPYRMVKDHRTNYETSDTTAVLDGELDDFITAYLRHKLGEGK, from the exons ATAATGCAGGAAGAAAAGGATAAACTAGAAGCTCTGCAACATCGAATCTCAGACATAATGGTGCGTCTT GACATTCCAAACAAGGAAATGGAAATCGCCAAGTTAGAGGCTGAAACCACTAAGCCAGACTTCTGGCTAGATCCAGCTAAGGCACAGTCCACAATGCGTCGGCTAGTAGCTACTAAGGATATGGCCCAGACCTGGCGTCAGCTAGAGAAGAAAGTCACTGATCTTATTGACATGACAATCTTAGCCATCGAAGAAAATGAACAATCTCTTCGAGAAGAAACCCAGCGAGACATAGAGGAAATAACCTCTCAACTCGATGAACTGGAAACCAGATTGCTTTTGAGTGACGAATATGACACCAGAGATGCCATATTAGCTGTGCATGCTGGCGCTGGCGGCACCGAGTCCCAGGACTGGGCAGAAATGCTGTTTAGAATGTACATGCGCTGGGCAGAACAGCGCAAATACAAAACCGAAATACTAGATACCTCCAGTGGTGAGGAGGCTGGTATCAAGAGTGCCACTGTGGAAATTAAAGGGGATTATGCTTATGGCTATTTAAAATCAGAGCACGGGGTCCACCGTTTAGTTCGCCTGTCCCCATTCGATGCCGACCATGCCCGTCATACTTCGTTCGTCCTGGTCGAAGTCCTTCCCGAAGCTGAAGAGGAAATAGATATCAAGGTAAATCCTGAGGATTTGAAAATAGATACCTTCAGGTCAAGCGGACCAGGCGGACAGCACATGCAAAAAACAAGCAGTGCTGTTAGAATAACTCATCTACCTACTGGACTAGTAGTGGCCTGTCAAAGTCAACGTTCTCAGCGTCAGAACAAAGAGAGCGCCCTAAAGGTGCTTTATGCTCGCCTTCTTGAACTAAAGCGCGCTGAAAAGGAGAGGGAAAAGGCTAAATTCAAAGGCGAACGCATTGAAGCTGGCTGGGGTAACCAAATTAGAAGCTATGTCCTCCATCCCTACCGAATGGTCAAAGACCATCGCACTAATTACGAAACCAGTGATACCACCGCTGTCCTGGACGGAGAGCTTGATGATTTCATCACCGCCTATCTGCGTCACAAACTGGGAGAGGGAAAATGA